Genomic DNA from Nitratidesulfovibrio vulgaris str. Hildenborough:
GCCGTCGGTGGGGAGTCGCTCAAGAAGTGCTATCAGTGCGCTACCTGCAGTGTCGCCTGCCCCATCTCCCCGGCAAGCAACCCCTATCCCCGTAAGGAGATGGTCTGGGCCTCTTGGGGTCTGAAGGACCGTCTGCTGAACGACCCCGACATCTGGCTGTGCCACAACTGCGGAACCTGTTCCGACCTGTGCCCCCGTGGCGCCAAGCCCGGCGACCTGTTGGCCGCACTTCGCAACATGGCCTACCAGCGCCTGACCCAGCCCGCTGTCGTGGCCAAGTGGCTCACTTCGTCCAAGTACCTGCCCATCCTCTTCGGTATCCCCGCAGTCCTCTGGGCGGTCATCTGGATGATCATGGCGGGCGTCAACGGGTCTGCCATCCCGCAGGGCGAAATCGTCTTCGGCAAGCTGTTCCCCGGCGACTACACCGTAGACCCCATCTTCATCCTCACCTTCTTCTCGATGGTCGCCATCATGTGGAAGGGAACAGTGAAGCTGCTTGCGTCGTTCAAGCCTGAAGGCACGACGTTGATGCTTGGCAAGACCAAGCACTGGGTGCTGCATCTTGTGGACGTCATCCTCGAAGAGGTCATGACGCACAAGAAGTTCAAGGATTGCGGCGATGACAAGTCAGACCGCAAGGTCGGTCACCTTGGCGTCTTCTACGGCTTCGTCTTCCTCGCCATCGTCACCGCCATCGTCGCCGCCGGTCACTGGGGTGGCAAGGTGTTCCCGGCCATTGCCCTGCATACGCCGATGCCCCTGCTGTTCCCCGTCAAGATACTCGCCAACATCGGTGCCGTCCTCCTGCTCGGCGGTCTGGCTCTGCTGACCATCCGCCGTCGCAGCCTCGACCCCAAGAAGTCCTCGTCGAACTACTACGACTGGTATCTTCTCGGAGTCATCTGGGCTGTCGCCGTCACCGGCGTCCTGAGCCAGCTGTTCCGCCTTGCGGGCATCGCTCCGGTTGCCTACTTCGTCTACTACCTGCACCTCGTGGTGGTCTGGATGCTGTTCGCGTACCTGCCCTGGTCCAAGCTCGGGCACCTTGTGTACCGTACCGCCGCCATCACCTATGTGCGCGCAATGGGTCGTCGTTAGCAGAACACCGGTCGGCGCGCTGCGGCGCGCCGACATCAGGACGCAAACCGAGAATGCAACTTTCTCCGAAAGAGAATCAGGAGGCCGAAATGTCTGACGAAGGTCGTAGAATGTTCAAAATGGATGCCGTTCTGGGCCTCATCGCCGGAAAGAACGGGGCTGCCGTGTCCGATCTTCTTGGCTACCTTGCCCAGCGTGACCTCGCCGCCGAGGACGAAGCCGCTGTGGCACCCATCGCCAAGGGGTGGCTGTTCAGCCAGCATCCTCCGTTCATGCAGTGCGCCTACAGCGAAGTCGGCAGCTACGAAGACTGGGTGAAGAAGGAATGTGGCCGTCTCGGCGACAACGTATCGCTTCAGCCCATCCCCGCTGCTGAACTCGCCGCCATCAACGGTGTTCTTGACCGTATCGCCGAATACAAGGCGACCATCGCCGCACAGGCCGGTGAAATCGAAGGCCTCAAGGGCCAGGTGAAGGAACTGACCCCGTTCAAGGGACAGGCTGCCGACCTTGAGAAGAAGCTCGCCCAGAGCGAACAGAAGGTGCAGGGCCTCAATGGCGACATCGGCAACCTTCGCAAGGAGCTTGCTCCCTTCCAGGGTAAGGTCGCCATCGACGAGAAGGAAATCGAAAGCAGCGTGAAGGACATCGTCTCCCGCGCCGTGAAGGATGCCCTCAAGAACCTGCCCGTCGCCGCTGCAGGTGCAGCAGCTGTTGCGGGTGATGCTGCCGCTGAACCTGCCGGCTTTGAAGAGTCGTCCTCTTCCGACGGTGGCGTGCCCGATACCTTCGGTTTCGGTGCCAGCGGTGCCAGCGACGACGGCTTCGGCTTCTAGTCGCCCCCGTCTTCATGCCATCAGGGCCCGACCATCCGGTCGGGCCTTTTTCATTTCAGCCCTTGTCCAGTTAATGAAGCCTGACTGCGGGGACAATGCGCTGAAGGCGTGGTGGTGGGGATTCTGATCAGGAGTATATTCTCATCAGGTTCACATGACCTGCGAATTTGGCTAATAGTAGTAGCATACACTATTGCCGACAGGTTGGCTGCCATGAAACTCAGGCACTGTCTTATCATCGTGTTCGCATGTTGTGCCGCTCTCTGGTCCGAGTCGCCCTCGATAGCCGATGACGCTGTGCGAACGTCTCTGGCAGGACTGGAGTGGCACGTCGTCACAGACGTCTGGCCGCCCTTTCGCATCGAGCAGGAAACGGGGCTTGTGGGCATCGATGTGGATATCCTGAAGGCGCTGAGCACCAGCCTTGGACTACGTCTGCGGATTTCACGGGCACCATGGGGCAGGTGTCTGAAGATGCTCGAGACGGGAGCTGCGGACGCCATGATCGGCTTGGCGAAAAGCGCTGAACGCGAAGTGTACATCAGGTACGTGCCGACGAGTTATTATACCTGCTCGCCCCGGTTCTACATTCTGGCCGGCGCAAGGCGCGCAGTCTTGACCTATGATGACCTCGAAGGGATGCGGGTGGGCTATGTCGCCCAGTCTCGTTACTTCGAGCCGTTCGACAGCGATACGAAGTTGCAGAAGTATGCGGTGCCGACAGAAAGGCAACTGCTGGAATTGCTTCTGGCAGGACGTGTGGATGTCATGGTGGGCACGGACTGTCAGGTCGACTACGAACTGGCAGAGGCTGGATTGCTGGAGAGAGTGGTCGTCGCGCCATACCGGCCTGATGCCCATACCCGATTGTATCTGGGCTTTTCCAGAAAATCCCGGTTTGTGCCACGGATTGCATTATTCGATGATGCGATGCGCGACCTGCTTGAGAAGGGGGCGCTGAAGCAGATTCGCGCAAGCTACCTGCCCGATTCGAGTGTGTCCGGGCGTTGAATCCGGGCTGACGGGGCAGCGCGAACCTGTATTGCATCACCCGTGTCTGCCCTGTTCAGCCCTTGATCACCACAACCGGTCTGAAGTGGTCGACCACATCCACGAGTAGGCCGTCCTGTGCGGCAAGAACCGGGGCAATGGGTTTGTAGGCGTCAGGGGCCTCGTCGAGAACTCCCTTGTCTGTGCGGCAGAGAATGCCGTGCATCTGCCGCTCGAATGTCATTTGCTCGATATGGGCGCGCGCCTTCTGTCGCGACATGACCCGTCCTGCGCCGTGTGAAGCCGACGAAAGATAGTACGCGTTGCCGAGGCCTCGCGTGATGTATACGCCGTCACGCTGATTGGCGGGGATGATGCCCGGTTGTCCCGACGCGGCGGGGGTCGCACCTTTGCGATGCAGTACGTTTGCGCCATCGACCTCGGCGTGGTTGTGGTTCTCGTTGATTGTAGATGCCAGCAGGTGCGAGATGGTGGCTTCGTCCAGCGATGGAAAGGCCTTGAGGACAAGTGCGAGCATGGCACGCCTGTTGGCCAGCGCGTACTCCTGCGCCCATTGCATATCCTTGAGGTAAGCCTGCCCCATAGGAGTACGCAGCGCGAAGAGGCGTCCTTGCCGCATGTACCACGCTGCTATGTCCCATCCCGGACGGCGTGAGCCGGAATGCAGCGTGATGCCGACTTCGCTTCGGCTGTTGACCCCCACCTCGATGAAATGATTGCCTCCACCGAGGGTCGCCATCTGGCGCGCGGCCTTCGCCACCACACTTGCCGTCAGCCCCTTGTCGCCGGATGCTGAAAGGAAGCGCGGAGCATCGAACTCTCCGGGCCCTCGCATATCGGTTCCCACGGGGATATCGTGCAGGATGCGATCGAACAGTCGCTGACGCGACAACGCGTCGGGCAGCAGTTCGTCGACTGTGCGACCTGTGTTGACGTGGCACATGCCGCAACCGATGTCGTAGCCGACGAAGCCCGGACTGATGGTGCCTGCGAGAAGGGCGACTCCGCCGATGCACAGGTCGTATCCTGCATGGACATCGGGCATGATGGCGAGCCTGACGAGACAGTCGAGGGAGAGGACGTTCTCTATCTGTTCCCACGCCTTGTCGTCGATGGCGTCAGGGGGGAGCGTGAGAGCGAGCCTTGTATCCTTGGCCGCATCACGGGTTTGGCGCGGTGACGCCGTACCGGCTGGTTCAGGGCGGTCTTCGCCCGTCCTGTTCTGGCCTCGTCTGTTCATGCCATGCCGATTCATGGGTGCATGATAAGGGCGTTTCGCATCCGTGTCACCCGACCCCGTACATTGCCCGCCGAGTTGTCTCTTCATGGCGAGGACGACTATGGTTGGCTTCGGAACATGAGACGATTGCGCGGATAGTGGCAGGGCGGGGCGTTCCCCTCGAAACCGCGCGTCGGTGCGAGGGTGCGATAACGCGCTACACCGGGGTGTGGGGCCAAAGCCATGAGGCGACTTCGCGAGTACGGTGACCGTCGGCTGTTACCAGCTTTGAACAGGCCCTAATGACCCGGAATAGTGATGCAAAGAGGCTCACTGTCGTTGCGGCTGTCCGGTGCGCCGCAGGCACGTTGAGGTGTACCCGTGAAGAGGGGGCTGTCAGGGAAGGCTGGTGGCGGGCATTCCGCCTTTCCAGCGAACAATGAGGGGCTATCACGTCAAGACGCCCCACGGTGGTGCCGCGGGGCGTCTCGTTCATAAGGCGCGTCGTTGGTGGATGCTGGCTAATCCATCCTGAAGTCCACACGAATCTTGTAAAGCTTCGTGGCAGGCAGGTTGAGAATGGGGATGCCCGTGCGTTCGGTGATGCCGTCAAGCAGCGAGCATACCTGCTCCCACGAAGGGCAGATGCAGGTGAACCAGATGTTGTATTCGTGATTCCGCAGGTAGTTGTGCGTGACGTTCACGTGCCTGTTGACCTCGGCCACGAAGGCGTCGATGCGGTCTTCGGGCACCTTGGCGGCGCAGAGTGTGGAACGGAACCCCAGCTTCCATGAATCGAAGTTGGCTCCCAGACGGCGGATGACCTTGCGTTCGCGCAGGGCGCGAACGCGCGCCAGCGCTTCGCATTCCGTGATGCCAAGCGTCTCGCCCAGAACGGCGTAGGGTCTGGGCTCAATGGGAAATCCCGTCTGGATGATGTCGAGCAACCGGCGGTCGACGGCGTCCATCATGTCGGTGGAGGCTTTCCCTGCGCCGTGGTGACCTGCCGCCGTCCCGGACGGGTGACAGCATGCGTTGTGCGCTTCCGTCATGGCCTTCTCCTAGCGGCAGGGCGTCATACGACGCGGTTTGTACGAGCACAGCGGCTCTTCAGCCATGTGGTCACCCGACATGTTGTAGGCACGTGCCCGGCAACCGCCGCAGACCTTGTGATACTCGCAAGGGCCGCACTTGCCGGTGTATTCCTCCTGCGTGCGGAACTGCCTGAAGTGCTCGGACTTGCGCCATATCTCGGGGAAGGGCGTGTTCCGGACGTTACCGCAGTCGAGCTCAAGGTAGCCGCATGGCTGCACCTGCCCGGTGTGGCTGATGAAGCAGAACCCTGTGCCTCCAAGGCAACCACGTGTCATCGCGTCCATGCCGAAGTTGTCAGGGGTGACGGACACGCCCTCTTCCTTGGCGCGCTGGCGCATGATGCGGTAGTAGTGGGGGGCGCATGTGGCCTTGAGATGCATGGAGGTCGTCTTGCGGAAGTCGTAGAACCAGTTGAGCACTTCCTCGTACTCGGCGGCGGAGATGACCTGGTCGGAGAGACCGGCGGCCCTTCCGGTGGGCACGAGCAGGAAGATGTGCCATGCCACGGCACCGATGCGTTCGCACAGCTTGAAGATGTCCTTGAAGCTATGCAGGTTGTCGCGGGTGACCGTGGTGTTGATCTGGAACTCGATGCCCGCGTCGCGCAGGTAGCCGATGCCCCTCATGGACTGTTCGAATGCCCCGGGTACACCTCTGAACGCGTCATGGCTGGCGGCATCGGGCCCATCTATGGAGATGGAGCACCGTTGTACGCCGGATGCCTTCATGCGCTGTGCGTGTTCCGGCGTGATGAGCGTGCCGTTGGGCGACATGACGCAGCGCAGTCCCTTGTCCGTGGCATAGGCGATGAGTTCGTACACGTCGCCACGCATCATGGGGTCGCCACCCGTGAAGATGATGATGGGGTTGCCAACGTCGGGGAAGGTGTCGATGAGCGCCTTGGCTTCGTCGGTGGAGAACTCGCCGGGGTAGGGTTCCATGTGCGCCTCGGCCCTGCAATGCTTGCAGGCGAGGTTGCACGACCGGGTCACTTCCCACGCGATGAGCTTGCAGGTGGGGCTTCCATCTTCGAGGGTGCGTGGTCCGTGGGCAGTGGGATGCGCTCCCATGCCGCCGCCCGGATGTCCGCCCGGATGCCCAGCCGGGGGCCCGCCGGGGTGCCCGACCTTGGTCTTGATGTCATCCATCAGCGCACCAGCCCTTTGGCGAGAAGCTCTTCGGTGAAGTAGGTGATGATGAGGTCGCATCCTGCACGCTTCATGCCGAGAAGCGACTCCATGATCACGGCCTCTTCGTTGATCCAGCCGTTGATACCGGCTGCACGGATCATGGAATATTCACCGCTCACCTGATAGGCGACAACAGGCAGGTCGAAGTTGTCGCGCACCTGTCTGATGATGTCGAGGTAGGGTCCTGCCGGTTTGACGATGAGGAAGTCAGCGTCCTCGTCCACGTCGGCAGCGGCTTCGCGCATGGCTTCGCGGCTGTTGGCAGGGTCCATCTGGTAGGTCTTGCGGTCGCCGAATTGCGGTGTCGATTCTGCGGCTTCGCGGAACGGGCCGTAGAAGGACGAGGCATACTTCACCGCATAGGACATGACCGGGATGTGGGAGAAGCCGTTGGCGTCGAGTCCGGCGCGTATGGCCTGCACACGCCCGTCCATCATGTCGGACGGTGCCACGATGTCGGCCCCGGCTTCGGCATGCGAGACGGCGGCCTTGGTCAGTAGCGACAGGGTGGGGTCGTTGTGCACTTCGCCGGAGGTGTCTCCCTGTCGCACAAGCCCGCAATGACCGTGGTCGGTGTATTCGCACAGGCAGACGTCGGTGACGACAACGAGGGCGGGCCAGCGTTTCTTCAGCAGACGAACTGCCTGCTGCACGATGCCGTCCTTGTTGTAGGCTTCGCTGCCCTTGTAGTCCTTGACCTTGGGGATGCCGAAGAGGATGACGGCACGCAGCCCCTTCGCCACGGCCGCTTCGACCTGCTTCTCCAGTTCCTGCAACGAAAGCTGGAACTGGCCGGGCATGGCCCCTATCTCCTTGCGGAACGCGGGTTCGTCGGTCTCGACCACGAAATAGGGCATGATGAGGTCGGCGGCACAGACCACGTTCTCGCGGACGAGTTCACGCAGGGCCGCCGTGCGACGTAGCCGACGGCCTCTGAAGAAGTCTCCCATCTCGGCCCCCTACGCGCGGATTTCGTCGTCGGTGAGGTAGCAGGCAGGGTCCTGTGCCCATTCGTCGCCGTAGTAGGCTTCGGCGCGGGCGCGGAAGTTGCCGCCGCAGATGTTGAGGTAACGGCAGGTGGCGCAACGGCCGCCCACGTGCTTCTTCTTGTCCTTGAGCTTGTGCAGCAGTTCGATGTTCGGGTCGTCCCAGATTTCGGAGAAGGGCCGTTCGAGTACGTTTCCGAAGGTGTGGTTGCGCCAGAACTGGTCGGCATGCACCTGACCGTCCCACGAGATGCAGCCGATGCCACGCCCGGAGTTGTTGCCCTCGTTGTACTGGAGAAGCTCGAACACCTCTTCGGCGCGCTTCGGGTCTTCACGCAGCATACGCATCCATACGTAGGGGCCGTCGGCATGGTTGTCGACGGTGAGAACCTCCTTGGGCAGCCCGGCGTCGAACAGTTCGCGGGTCTTGTCCATGATGAGGTCGACGATGGCGCGGGTCTCTGCGTGGTCGAGGTCTTCCTTGATGAGTTCGGAACCGCGACCGGAGTACACGAGGTGGTAGAAGCAGATGCGCGGCACTTCAAGGTCGCGCAGAAGCTGGAACAGCTTGGGCACTTCACTCTGATTGCGCTTGTTGATGGTGAAGCGCAGCCCCACCTTGAGCCCTTCGGCCTTGCAGTTCTCGATACCCTGCAGGGCCCTGCGGTACGAGCCGGGCACGGCGCGGAACTTGTCGTGCACCTCTTCACCGCCGTCGAGCGAGATGCCGACGTAGGAAAGGCCCACTTCCTTCAGTTCGCGGGCCTTCTCCTTGGTGATGAGGGTGCCGTTGGTGGAGATGACGGCACGCATGCCACGCCCGGTGGCGTGCTTGGCAAGTTCGACAAGGTCCTGACGCACGAGGGGTTCGCCGCCGGAGAAGAGCATGACGGGAGCGCCGTACTGGGCGAGGTCGTCGATGATGGTCTTGGCCTGCTCGGTGCTGATTTCATCCTTGCCTTCGGGGTCGACGGCCTTGGCGTAACAGTGCACGCACTTGAGGTTGCAGCGCCGGGTCATGTTCCAGACCACCACGGGCTTCTTGTCCTTGGAGAACTGAAGCAGGTGGGAGGGAAGCTGGCCCGAATTACGACCATAGCGGAGCGCGTCGGAGGGTTCGACCTGGCCACAGTAAAGCTTGGAAATCCCAATCATTATAACTCCTGTTGGCTGCCCGGAAGACGCGTCGTGCCCCGATGGCGGGGCACGCGTCGATGGAACGGCGCGCTTCCGGATTTCGCGCCGGAACGTACTTTCTTGCTTCGTAATATAAGACCCGGCGGGGGTTAGGCAAGCCCGGATACGCTTGTGGGCGGTTGCCTCGCCTGCGTGATTACAGGGCGTTGCACGCATTTCGATAAATAGATGCAATCAGGCCGTGCGGGCATGATGCGAAATCCTCCGCCAACCATGGCCCAAGGGCATGAAAGGCGGAGGTGAAAGGCGGTACCGTGAGAGGCGAAGGCCCGTCTACTGGAAGGCGTCGGGCTTCGAGGGGGCCTTGGGGGCAGGGGGATAGAGCCAGTCGTGCACCTCTTTGCCCATGTCGGCGGAGACGGTCTGCACCACGGCCCATGTCGGGTCGGAAGGCATGCGTGCCTTGGTGGCGAACAGCAGATAGTCGTTGGTGAACTGGCGTTCCAACAGTGCGGTGTGCGCCATGGACCAGAGAAGCTGCCCCGAGGCCACGTCGAGAATCTCAATCTGCAACGAGACGCGCGTATCCCCCGCGGTCCCTCCTTCCACGAAGTATGTCACATAGCCGCCCACGACCACCTGCGCTCCCTTCATGCGCGCGAGGCGTAACGCAATGTCCTGCCTGTACGGGGTGGCCTGGTCCGCGAATTCGATGACCGGAAAGACCCGCTGCTGAAGCCACGTCTGCCAGACCATGCGTGAGACGTTGGTTCCCACCAGCGTAGGGTGCTGCATCTGCTGCGTGACGCGAAGCGGCATGAACAGGGCGTTGGGCGGTATCTCAGGGCGGCCTTCGGGGCGGACCATGACCTGCGGGTAGCCGCGTCGCACCCAGTCGTCGAGGTAGAAGGTCGGTTGGCTGGCGAGGTCCATATCCACGCTGACGCGTGGCGGAGATGCACATGAGAGGATGAACAGTGTCGACATGGCGACAAGGATGGCTGCAAACCGGGGCATGGCGCGTCCGTTGTTCGGGTGTCGGAAAAACGCCTCCGAGGAGGTGTCTCCACGGAGGCGAAGCAAGAACGATGCCGGAAGGGATTACTGCAGTCTGGCTGTGGGCGCGGGCGACGTATAGGCAGATTCGAGGACCTGCTCGAACGCCCGGGATATGGATTCGTGCAGTTCAAGCCGCTCTTCGACGGAAAGGTGGTCGAATTCGGCCGACTCGGTCAGTTTCACCAGGGCGTCCATCTCGTGGCGGATGCGCCGTAGCCTGAAGAGCGCACAGGTATCCACAGGGGAGGCCCGTTCGGTCAGGAGTGCGAGTTCGCGCAGTTCGTCGGCCAGCGTGCGGAGGTTCTGCGGGGCGATGATACGGGCCTGCTCACGGTGTTCGCGCCAAGAGCGCACGACGTTTCGCAACCACCGGAACATGCCCTGAAACCTTCCTAGGCTCCGCCGCCCGCGACGACCATCTTGAGCATCTGGACACCCACGGCGATGGCGAGGATGTACAACGGGCCAAGTGCCAGCAGAACCCTGCTCCATGGCAGCCTGTAGGCGTGTTTGACACCTATGACGGTGCACGCCACGAACCACAGCGAGCCGACCGTGGGCCCCAGCAGCGGCACGATGCTCACCACCGTGGGGGCCGCACTGTAGCTCACCACCCGAAGCATGGTACCGAAGTGAGCCTTGTCGGGCTGCACGAGGCGCATCATGAAATGGTAGGCCCCGGTGACGCAGACCAGTTGCAGGATGAGAGTGAACGGCGAGAGCATCAGCGTGGCCCCGATGCCGAACTCCTGCGCGATGCCGCCCAGAAGCGCATGCAATTGCGGGTCGTCGATGCTCGGGCCAAGCATGTTGAAGGTGGTGATGTACCACAGCCGTTCCATCAGCGACTGGAAGATGCCGAGCAGGATGAAGAAGGCCACCGGCCGCATGGACGGCCCGTCGGAACCGATTTGCGTGAAGAAGCGGGGCGCCCCGAACATGACGCGAAGAATGGTCTGGTACAGCCCGGGAAAGAAGCCATGGCGGTCGAGGTTCTC
This window encodes:
- the qmoC gene encoding quinone-interacting membrane-bound oxidoreductase complex subunit QmoC; this translates as MAQSVRIQPDLEFVKELQAVGGESLKKCYQCATCSVACPISPASNPYPRKEMVWASWGLKDRLLNDPDIWLCHNCGTCSDLCPRGAKPGDLLAALRNMAYQRLTQPAVVAKWLTSSKYLPILFGIPAVLWAVIWMIMAGVNGSAIPQGEIVFGKLFPGDYTVDPIFILTFFSMVAIMWKGTVKLLASFKPEGTTLMLGKTKHWVLHLVDVILEEVMTHKKFKDCGDDKSDRKVGHLGVFYGFVFLAIVTAIVAAGHWGGKVFPAIALHTPMPLLFPVKILANIGAVLLLGGLALLTIRRRSLDPKKSSSNYYDWYLLGVIWAVAVTGVLSQLFRLAGIAPVAYFVYYLHLVVVWMLFAYLPWSKLGHLVYRTAAITYVRAMGRR
- a CDS encoding substrate-binding periplasmic protein, whose amino-acid sequence is MKLRHCLIIVFACCAALWSESPSIADDAVRTSLAGLEWHVVTDVWPPFRIEQETGLVGIDVDILKALSTSLGLRLRISRAPWGRCLKMLETGAADAMIGLAKSAEREVYIRYVPTSYYTCSPRFYILAGARRAVLTYDDLEGMRVGYVAQSRYFEPFDSDTKLQKYAVPTERQLLELLLAGRVDVMVGTDCQVDYELAEAGLLERVVVAPYRPDAHTRLYLGFSRKSRFVPRIALFDDAMRDLLEKGALKQIRASYLPDSSVSGR
- a CDS encoding RtcB family protein translates to MNRRGQNRTGEDRPEPAGTASPRQTRDAAKDTRLALTLPPDAIDDKAWEQIENVLSLDCLVRLAIMPDVHAGYDLCIGGVALLAGTISPGFVGYDIGCGMCHVNTGRTVDELLPDALSRQRLFDRILHDIPVGTDMRGPGEFDAPRFLSASGDKGLTASVVAKAARQMATLGGGNHFIEVGVNSRSEVGITLHSGSRRPGWDIAAWYMRQGRLFALRTPMGQAYLKDMQWAQEYALANRRAMLALVLKAFPSLDEATISHLLASTINENHNHAEVDGANVLHRKGATPAASGQPGIIPANQRDGVYITRGLGNAYYLSSASHGAGRVMSRQKARAHIEQMTFERQMHGILCRTDKGVLDEAPDAYKPIAPVLAAQDGLLVDVVDHFRPVVVIKG
- the ahbA gene encoding siroheme decarboxylase subunit alpha, translated to MTEAHNACCHPSGTAAGHHGAGKASTDMMDAVDRRLLDIIQTGFPIEPRPYAVLGETLGITECEALARVRALRERKVIRRLGANFDSWKLGFRSTLCAAKVPEDRIDAFVAEVNRHVNVTHNYLRNHEYNIWFTCICPSWEQVCSLLDGITERTGIPILNLPATKLYKIRVDFRMD
- the ahbD gene encoding heme b synthase, with the translated sequence MDDIKTKVGHPGGPPAGHPGGHPGGGMGAHPTAHGPRTLEDGSPTCKLIAWEVTRSCNLACKHCRAEAHMEPYPGEFSTDEAKALIDTFPDVGNPIIIFTGGDPMMRGDVYELIAYATDKGLRCVMSPNGTLITPEHAQRMKASGVQRCSISIDGPDAASHDAFRGVPGAFEQSMRGIGYLRDAGIEFQINTTVTRDNLHSFKDIFKLCERIGAVAWHIFLLVPTGRAAGLSDQVISAAEYEEVLNWFYDFRKTTSMHLKATCAPHYYRIMRQRAKEEGVSVTPDNFGMDAMTRGCLGGTGFCFISHTGQVQPCGYLELDCGNVRNTPFPEIWRKSEHFRQFRTQEEYTGKCGPCEYHKVCGGCRARAYNMSGDHMAEEPLCSYKPRRMTPCR
- the hemB gene encoding porphobilinogen synthase; this translates as MGDFFRGRRLRRTAALRELVRENVVCAADLIMPYFVVETDEPAFRKEIGAMPGQFQLSLQELEKQVEAAVAKGLRAVILFGIPKVKDYKGSEAYNKDGIVQQAVRLLKKRWPALVVVTDVCLCEYTDHGHCGLVRQGDTSGEVHNDPTLSLLTKAAVSHAEAGADIVAPSDMMDGRVQAIRAGLDANGFSHIPVMSYAVKYASSFYGPFREAAESTPQFGDRKTYQMDPANSREAMREAAADVDEDADFLIVKPAGPYLDIIRQVRDNFDLPVVAYQVSGEYSMIRAAGINGWINEEAVIMESLLGMKRAGCDLIITYFTEELLAKGLVR
- the ahbC gene encoding 12,18-didecarboxysiroheme deacetylase codes for the protein MIGISKLYCGQVEPSDALRYGRNSGQLPSHLLQFSKDKKPVVVWNMTRRCNLKCVHCYAKAVDPEGKDEISTEQAKTIIDDLAQYGAPVMLFSGGEPLVRQDLVELAKHATGRGMRAVISTNGTLITKEKARELKEVGLSYVGISLDGGEEVHDKFRAVPGSYRRALQGIENCKAEGLKVGLRFTINKRNQSEVPKLFQLLRDLEVPRICFYHLVYSGRGSELIKEDLDHAETRAIVDLIMDKTRELFDAGLPKEVLTVDNHADGPYVWMRMLREDPKRAEEVFELLQYNEGNNSGRGIGCISWDGQVHADQFWRNHTFGNVLERPFSEIWDDPNIELLHKLKDKKKHVGGRCATCRYLNICGGNFRARAEAYYGDEWAQDPACYLTDDEIRA
- a CDS encoding lipoprotein, with amino-acid sequence MPRFAAILVAMSTLFILSCASPPRVSVDMDLASQPTFYLDDWVRRGYPQVMVRPEGRPEIPPNALFMPLRVTQQMQHPTLVGTNVSRMVWQTWLQQRVFPVIEFADQATPYRQDIALRLARMKGAQVVVGGYVTYFVEGGTAGDTRVSLQIEILDVASGQLLWSMAHTALLERQFTNDYLLFATKARMPSDPTWAVVQTVSADMGKEVHDWLYPPAPKAPSKPDAFQ